One region of Bactrocera neohumeralis isolate Rockhampton chromosome 5, APGP_CSIRO_Bneo_wtdbg2-racon-allhic-juicebox.fasta_v2, whole genome shotgun sequence genomic DNA includes:
- the LOC126760433 gene encoding kinesin-like protein Nod produces the protein MSNVDVHCDNGAVRIIVRERPVRDAQGFQEDSSSVISYLEGTPNVLLADGRPFTFDKVLGPNASQEQLFRDVSFLVEKVKQGYNCTALAYGQTGTGKSYSMGLNYNACDGEFVGIIPRCLKEILNTSLNNTSKSHLGSIELNASFIEIYNEKVFDLLSDKSMDPISSRGYKCTGGTRKVLKSLEDCYSVLLQGNKNRHVRPTKMNSQSSRSHAIFTIHINTFSGNGVLSTRLNLVDLAGSEGVRRTGHQGMAMSEGVNINQGLLSIGKVLQAKALGHKVVPYRDSVLTSVLQDSLNDNSYLTLLACISPHRSDLSETLSTLRFAQSVKQLKHSPHINFIATDIKKNRLKTPKKPLMTPVPAKPPFSKNTINMGIKVLKPIYHSNTFCTPSKLKRYANADKLNRSEIGLTPKQKEKEQTGLFQSSVSELPIVHSKLLQTNRESTIIMDKSLDSRASIMSLNVSSSTVVGNDGIASSKVISYSPVVRKCMVEIENVMDSKMSQLMETLKDLNKDNIQHRSEIMATPWPSTADSVSAGPLPLALRNELKTIIQEVLKENVKSNIKTSDDANRSESILLDSSLLRNDPKCQLFATSSPVFKVPSAPNKELNSSANSSKIKQMSLKVMEIDEEAKRYKTAIRRSRRISAVRGEVVLHSSFNDLRGQGCINEALRRSSRISKIGEQTELQRVNDSSVITLSSMPQKENIWYIERRKEKDGNGGTKQVSKAHNKASHRKSSLNNNIIESYFTTDRQKSSSHINGKEKKSNILKHRAAVLNLLNSGSMKELQVLPQIGQKTAYQLVTQRTLNGKFKNISQLEKLTIWRGSSWTRFAQANLLID, from the exons CGTGAAAGACCAGTACGAGATGCACAAGGATTTCAAGAGGACTCTTCAAGTGTAATTTCATACCTAGAAGGCACTCCCAAT GTGCTTCTTGCGGACGGAAGACCATTTACTTTTGATAAGGTCCTAGGCCCAAATGCTTCACAGGAACAGTTATTCCGTGATGTTAGTTTCTTAgttgaaaaagtaaaacaagGTTATAATTGTACAGCGTTAGCTTATGGGCAAACTGGTACTGGTAAATCTTATTCGATGGGGCTTAATTACAAC GCTTGTGACGGAGAGTTTGTCGGAATTATTCCAAGATGTTTGAAAGAAATACTAAACACATCTCTGAATAATACTTCAAAAAGCCATTTAGGATCAATTGAGCTAAACGCGtcatttatagaaatatataatgaAAAAGTGTTTGACTTGCTAAGTGACAAGAGTATGGATCCAATCTCTTCTCGag GATACAAATGTACGGGTGGCACTCGAAAGGTTCTCAAATCTTTAGAAGATTGTTATAGTGTCCTACTCCAAGGTAACAAGAATAGACATGTGAGACCAACCAAAATGAATTCACAAAGTTCAAGATCACATGCAATTTTTACAATTcatataaatactttttctggaaATGGTGTTCTTAGTACCAGGTTAAATTTAGTAGATTTAGCTGGTTCAGAGGGTGTGCGCAGAACAGGTCATCAAGGAATGGCGATGTCAGAAGGAGTCAACATAAATCAAGGTCTTTTATCCATTGGTAAAGTTTTACAGGCTAAAGCGCTTGGGCATAAAGTGGTACCATATCGTGATAGTGTATTGACTTCAGTTTTACAAG atTCGCTCAATGATAACTCATATTTAACACTTTTGGCTTGCATTAGTCCTCATCGTTCAGATTTATCTGAGACCTTATCAACTCTTCGTTTTGCCCAAAGTGTGAAACAATTGAAACACTCACCGCACATAAATTTTATAGCAACAGATATAAAG AAAAATCGCTTGAAAACTCCAAAGAAACCGCTCATGACACCAGTACCTGCCAAGCCACCATTTTCTAAAAATACCATCAACATGGGAATAAAGGTTTTAAAACCTATTTATCATAGTAACACATTTTGTACTCCGAGCAAGTTGAAAAGATACGCTAATGCCGATAAACTGAACCGATCGGAAATTGGTTTAACACCCAAGCAAAAGGAaaa AGAGCAAACAGGTCTTTTTCAGTCTTCTGTCTCTGAACTTCCTATAGTGCACTCAAAATTGCTACAAACCAATCGAGAATCAACCATTATAATGGATAAATCCCTCGATTCTCGAGCTTCGATTATGAGTTTGAATGTGTCATCATCAACAGTGGTAGGAAATGATGGGATCGCATCAAGTAAAGTCATAAG CTACAGTCCCGTCGTGCGAAAGTGTATGGTAGAAATAGAAAACGTGATGGATAGCAAAATGTCACAATTAATGGAAACTTTAAAAGATCTAAATAAGGATAATATTCAACATCGGTCTGAAATCATGGCCACTCCATGGCCAAGTACGGCTGATTCAGTTAGTGCAGGACCACTTCCACTTGCACTCCGTAATGAGTTAAAGACTATTATACAAGAagtattaaaagaaaatgttaaatcaaatattaaaacttcGGACGATGCAAATAGATCCGAGTCAATATTATTAGATTCTTCTCTTTTAAGGAATGATCCTAAATGTCAATTG ttTGCTACAAGTAGTCCAGTTTTCAAAGTCCCATCTGCACCTAATAAAGAATTAAATAGTTCTGCAAATTCTTCTAAGATAAAACAGATGTCTCTGAAAGTAATGGAAATCGATGAAGAAGCTAAACGTTACAAAACTGCAATAAGAAGATCTAGGCGGATTTCTGCAGTAAGGGGGGAAGTGGTATTACACAGTTCATTCAATGATTTAAGAGGACAAGGTTGTATTAATGAAGCATTACGACGTTCTAGTCGCATTTCGAAAATTGGGGAACAAACTGAATTGCAGAGAGTAAACGATTCTTCTGTGATAACGCTAAGCTCAATgccacaaaaagaaaatatatggtatattgaAAGACGGAAAGAGAAGGATGGAAATGGAGGAACCAAACAAGTCTCAAAAGCACATAACAAGGCAAGTCATCGTAAATCTTCcttaaacaacaacataattgaGAGTTACTTTACGACTGACCGGCAAAAGTCAAGTTCACACATCAAcggaaaagaaaagaaatcgAATATTTTGAAACATCGAGCGGcagtattaaatttattaaattctggCTCTATGAAAGAATTGCAAGTACTGCCTCAGATAGGTCAAAAAACGGCATATCAATTGGTAACTCAGAG AACATTGaacggaaaatttaaaaatatatcacaacTTGAAAAACTCACAATATGGCGTGGAAGCTCATGGACACGTTTTGCGCAA gCTAATTTGCTCATTGATTAA
- the LOC126760434 gene encoding uncharacterized protein LOC126760434, whose translation MDNASVKTRRQECDYPSSKVLTALQQLLERQFSSKSFTYELLPATKKGENYIGIVYRVSVKLNTSCGVRLSNIILKMAPRNSTRRKQFFIRPCFLREALAYEEFLPMIENFQRNKGLAEEYCFHEYAKCFYTSTDEFEEVVFLEDLSLQEFGVFDRFDDFQFEHIAIVMRTYAKLHAVSFAIKDQQPKALDKFRKIEDIFLQHKNVSNLNIYFEGLKRTALACLEQESDKYKQILGKFFKRPFFEIFSDLIDGKKYEPYAVLCHGDCWNNNLMFKMEDTDVVTMRLLDWQLLRYSSPISDLMYFIFTCTTRNFRKAHYGDVLNVYYEELISHISRLGSNPFKLFPREKFDEELKKRGAVALLFAMIVLPIITLKSEDVPNLENLSEQAEIGKLKNLKDSGLLCEGNLQEYSQRMRDVIIDCINFGYIH comes from the exons ATGGATAACGCCAGTGTAAAAACACGCAGACAAGAGTGTGACTATCCGAGCAGTAAAGTCCTGACGGCACTTCAACAACTCTTGGAAAGACAATTTTCATCGAAATCGTTTACTTATGAACTGTTGCCAGCCACTAAAAAAGGTGAAAACTACATAGGAATTGTGTATCGCGTTTcagttaaattaaatacaagttGCGGCGTTCGTCTTTCTAATATAATTCTTAAAATGGCACCAAGAAATTCCACAAGACGTAAGCAATTCTTTATCAGGCCCTGTTTTCTGAGGGAAGCTCTTGCTTATGAGGag TTCTTACCAATGATAGAAAATTTTCAACGCAATAAAGGACTAGCGGAAGAATACTGCTTTCATGAGTATGCTAAGTGTTTTTACACTTCAACAGATGAATTCGAAGAAGTAGTATTTTTGGAGGACTTAAGTTTACAAGAGTTTGGGGTGTTTGACCGTTTCGATGATTTCCAATTTGAACATATTGCAATAGTAATGCGAACATATGCAAAATTACATGCAGTCTCTTTTGCCATTAAAGACCAGCAGCCTAAAGCTTTagataaatttcgaaaaattgaagACATTTTTCTCCAACACAAGAatgtttcaaatttaaatatttattttgaggGACTAAAAAGGACTGCGCTGGCATGTTTGGAACAGGAAAGTGATAAGTATAAGCAAATCCTGGGCAAATTTTTTAAGCgtccattttttgaaattttttcggatCTTATTGATGGTAAAAAATATGAACCATATGCAGTATTATGTCATGGAGACTGCTGGAAcaataatttaatgtttaaaatggaG GACACCGATGTCGTCACAATGCGTTTGTTGGATTGGCAACTGTTGCGTTACTCGTCTCCAATTAGCGATCtgatgtactttatttttacatgTACTACAAGAAATTTCAGAAAAGCACATTACGGAGATGTTCTAAATGTTTACTATGAGGAATTAATTAGCCACATCAGCAG ACTTGGATCTAATCCATTTAAATTGTTTCCCCGAGAAAAATTCGACGAGGAATTAAAAAAGAGAGGGGCTGTTGCTCTACTTTTTGCAATGATTGTGCTACCAATTATAACATTAAAAAGTGAAGATGTGCCCAACCTTGAAAATCTTAGCGAGCAGGCAGAAATTGggaaactgaaaaatttaaaagactcTGGTCTTCTATGCGAAGGAAATTTACAGGAGTACAGCCAGCGAATGCGCGACGTTATCAttgattgcattaattttggatatatacattaa
- the LOC126760435 gene encoding glutathione S-transferase theta-1 produces MQPVKFYFNFLDQSSRALYILLEASKIPFEAIPISILKGEHLTGEFRDKVSQFKCLPVINDENLSLVGSITIFRHLNREKIVPEHWYPRRNYGRSRIDEFLEWQQRNTAMACGNYFQQKWLSPILNKASPDDKNVSVLTECLNQNLKNFENHFLNKNKFVIGENISYADLMAICEIDQPKFIGFDPFNHHPKLGKWYDRVREELGPYYKKVAIEFDNKLRTAEKKIPEVMYLQQ; encoded by the exons ATGCAAccagtaaaattttattttaattttttggatcaGTCGAGTCGtgcattatatatattattggaAGCATCGAAAATACCTTTCGAAGCGATACCTATATCAATACTTAAAG gTGAACATTTAACTGGCGAATTTCGTGATAAAGTAAGTCAATTCAAGTGCTTGCCTGTAATAAATGACGAGAACTTATCTTTGGTTGGGagtataaccatatttcgacACCTAAATCGGGAAAAAATTGTACCGGAGCACTGGTATCCACGACGCAATTATGGTCGCAGTCGTATTGATGAATTCCTTGAGTGGCAACAGCGTAATACCGCAATGGCATGCGGTAATTACTTTCAACAAAAGTGGCTTTCACCTATTTTAAACAAGGCATCTCCTGACGACAAAAAT GTCAGTGTCTTAACAGAATGTCTAAAtcaaaatttgaagaattttgaaaaccactttctaaataaaaacaagtttgtcattggtgaaaatatttcttatgctGATCTGATGGCAATTTGCGAAATCGATCAACCAA AATTCATAGGATTCGATCCtttcaatcatcatccaaaGTTGGGTAAATGGTATGACAGAGTAAGGGAAGAGTTGGGACCGTATTATAAGAAAGTAGCAATTGAATTTGATAACAAATTAAGAACTGCAGAAAAAAAGATACCGGAAGTCATGTATCTTCAACAATAA
- the LOC126758330 gene encoding mediator of RNA polymerase II transcription subunit 8, whose protein sequence is MQREEKQMEMTLDAILSRLNDLKMSIGGMMQKLETEYEIINWPTFLDNFAIISSHLTGLSKILAKEVCPPLRNRTVLPLMLSQDRDESLINLTQGRVPVFSHDIVPDYLRTKPDPLTEQKLIQGEQKAANLTAEVAMKQVTQYNKVVSHVLDMVCKAREEWEIESSTRAGIQQTSSMADTHALVSAVGMGKGLKANVSLNVATGSANMMVPPLRASAPMTSVSPGGVGQINKAPSGIKTNIKPAMQVHQFTR, encoded by the exons ATGCAGCGTGAAgaaaaacaaatggaaatgACATTGGATGCTATATTAAGTAGACTAAATGACTTGAAAATGTCCATTGGTGGGATGATGCAGAAGCTTGAGACCGAGTATGAAATAATTAACTGGCCAACTTTTCTTGATAATTTCGCCATAATATCCAGTCat TTGACAGGGTTATCAAAAATCCTCGCTAAAGAAGTTTGCCCGCCGCTACGTAATCGGACTGTTCTTCCATTAATGCTATCACAAGATCGTGACGAGTCGTTGATAAATCTTACACAGGGACGTGTTCCTGTATTTTCACACGATATTGTACCAGATTATTTGCGTACGAAACCGGACCCCCTTACTGAACAAAAGTTAATTCAAGGAGAACAAAAAGCTGCTAATTTAACTGCAGAAGTTGCCATGAAACAGGTTACACAATACAATAAAGTCGTATCTCACGTACTAGATATGGTGTGCAAAGCTCGCGAGGAATGGGAGATTGAATCATCCACCAGAGCAG GAATTCAACAAACAAGCAGTATGGCAGATACTCATGCGTTAGTATCGGCGGTTGGAATGGGCAAAGGATTGAAAGCAAATGTTTCATTAAATGTAGCAACAGGTTCTGCCAATATGATGGTACCCCCACTGCGCGCTTCTGCACCTATGACTTCTGTCAGTCCTGGTGGAGTCggtcaaataaataaagctcCTTCAGGcattaaaacaaatatcaagCCGGCCATGCAAGTTCATCAATTTACGCGATAG
- the LOC126758329 gene encoding coiled-coil domain-containing protein 34-like, which yields MAFYTTRVDDNGNEIERRHSARSLAISLSASSTSTNTSRVNLSSRSCETKASVRYINPAAFIEKTPDQSETSSINDENKLLPSSENQSDIVPPLDLQSEDNYPTTRDYTFSYRKHCEAAKIVLKPDLAYETWLSAKRKLISDEAARRRKAEEQKRKEQEARKRLSEEKFQQWLKTKSRQTRSHEIIKTHVELEEKPSKSQIIDEEAQAKLEAWERTKQIEEEQRRNIKKKEEERRRVIEEQRRQMAAEAWKKWLAEVDKKPRPVPLNRGIFTLRGTISDIFVNPNEWQSTIPIEED from the exons ATGGCTTTTTACACCACCCGGGTGGACGATAATGGTAACGAAATAGAACGTCGCCATTCAGCGCGTAGCTTGGCGATTTCCTTGAGTGCTAGCAGCACCAGCACTAACACATCTCGCGTCAATTTAAGTTCTCGAAGTTGCGAGACAAAGGCTAGCGTAAG ATATATAAATCCTGcagcttttattgaaaaaacaccAGATCAAAGTGAGACTAGTAGCATAAATGATGAGAATAAACTATTACCGTCATCGGAAAATCAGAGCGATATTGTACCACCTTTGGATTTACAGTCCGAAGATAACTATCCTACTACACGTGATTACACCTTCTCTTATCGCAAACACTGCGAAGCagctaaaattgttttaaaaccgGACTTAGCCTATGAAACATGGTTATCTGCCAAAAG GAAACTTATTTCTGATGAAGCTGCGCGACGCCGGAAGGCTGAAGAGCAGAAACGCAAGGAACAAGAAGCAAGAAAACGCCTTTCAGAAGAAAAGTTTCAACAGTGGTTGAAAACAAAATCACGCCAAACTCGTTCGCATGAAATAATCAAAACACATGTTGAACTGGAAGAAAAACCATCAAAATCTCAAATTATCGATGAAGAAGCACAAGCTAAACTGGAAGCTTGGGAACGCACAAAACAAATAGAGGAGGAACAACGTcgtaatattaagaaaaaagaagaagaacgacGTCGGGTTATAGAAGAACAGCGACGGCAAATGGCTGCGGAAGCATGGAAGAAATGGTTAGCTGAGGTGGATAAGAAGCCTCGACCGGTGCCACTTAATAGAGGGATATTCACGTTACGTGGGACTATATCCGATATTTTCGTTAATCCGAACGAGTGGCAAAGCACAATTCCAATAGAGGAAGATTGA
- the LOC126758327 gene encoding thymidylate synthase, whose product MSVDSSKLNQCASEINLDEQQYLDLIQRIITKGVDRSDRTGVGTRSVFGAQMRFDLRNSFPLLTTKRVFWRAVAEELLWFVHGKTDAKILQEKNIHIWDGNSNREFLDKCGFSDREEGDLGPVYGFQWRHFGAKYRNCKDSYKDEGIDQLQQVIDTIRNNPNDRRIIMSAWNPVDIPQMALPPCHCLAQFFVANGELSCQLYQRSADMGLGVPFNIASYALLTYMIAHITDLRPGDFVHTLGDAHVYNNHIEALKEQLTRKPREFPKLLIKRELKCIEDFTFKDFELIDYNPYPKISMEMAV is encoded by the exons ATGAGCGTCGACTCCAGTAAACTAAATCAGTGTGCTTCTGAAATAAATCTGGACGAGCAACAATATTTGGACCTTATTCAAAGAATAATTACTAAAG GCGTGGATCGGTCGGATCGAACTGGTGTTGGTACACGATCAGTTTTTGGTGCCCAAATGCGCTTCGATCTGCGAAATAGTTTTCCATTACTAACTACGAAGCGAGTATTTTGGCGTGCTGTCGCTGAAGAATTGCTGTGGTTTGTTCATGGTAAAACAGACGCTAAAAtacttcaagaaaaaaatattcacatatgGGATGGAAACAGTAATCGGGAGTTCTTAGACAAATGTGGGTTTTCCGATAGGGAGGAAGGTGATCTAGGCCCAGTTTATGGTTTTCAGTGGCGTCATTTTGGGGCCAAGTACAGAAACTGCAAGGACAGTTACAAAGATGAGGGTATAGATCAACTTCAGCAAGTAATTGACACAATCAGAAACAATCCAAATGATCGGCGTATTATAATGTCTGCTTGGAATCCTGTCGATATCCCTCAAATGGCTCTACCACCTTGTCATTGTCttgcacaattttttgttgccaatGGAGAATTATCTTGTCAATTATACCAACGCAGTGCCGATATGGGATTGGGTGTACCATTTAATATTGCCTCGTACGCTTTGCTTACCTATATGATTGCTCATATTACTGATCTCCGACCAGGGGATTTTGTCCACACATTGGGCGATGCACATGTCTATAATAATCATATTGAAGCATTAAAAGAACAGTTAACGCGAAAACCTCGGGAGTTTCCTAAATTACTTATTAAGCGTGAGTTAAAATGCATTGAAGACTTCACGTTTAAGGACTTCGAACTTATCGACTACAATCCGtatccaaaaatttcaatgGAAATGGCTGTTTAA